Proteins encoded by one window of Halorubrum ruber:
- a CDS encoding translation initiation factor IF-2 subunit gamma has protein sequence MTEANTQPEVNIGLVGHVDHGKTTLVQALSGSWTDQHSEEMKRGISIRLGYADATFRRCPGVDAPECYTVDEECEDGSESEPIRTVSFVDAPGHETLMATMLSGASIMDGAVLVVSATEDVPQAQTEEHLMALDLIGIENIVIAQNKVDLVSRDRAVDNYEQIQEFVEGTVAEDAPIVPVSAQQEVNLDLLIDAIETEIPTPDRDPGESARMYAARSFDINRPGASAEDLKGGVVGGSLVSGELSVGDGLEIRPGREVDEEGQTEWRPLETTVRSLQAGDRDVETAHPGGLLGVGTGLDPSLTKGDALAGQVAGEPGTLPPTREEFEMKVDLLDRVVGKEDDESGESDIEEISTGEPLMLTVGTATTVGAVTSARDGECEVSLKRPVCAEEGAQIAINRRVGARWRLIGVGTLT, from the coding sequence GTGACTGAAGCCAACACACAACCGGAGGTGAACATCGGTCTCGTCGGTCACGTCGACCACGGGAAGACCACGCTGGTACAGGCGTTGTCCGGCTCGTGGACCGACCAGCACAGCGAGGAAATGAAGCGCGGCATCTCGATCCGGCTGGGGTACGCGGACGCGACGTTCCGACGCTGCCCCGGCGTCGACGCGCCCGAGTGTTACACCGTCGACGAGGAGTGCGAGGACGGCTCCGAGAGCGAGCCGATCCGGACCGTGTCGTTCGTCGACGCGCCCGGCCACGAGACGCTGATGGCGACGATGCTCTCGGGCGCCTCGATCATGGACGGCGCGGTCCTGGTCGTCAGCGCGACGGAAGACGTCCCGCAGGCCCAGACGGAAGAGCACCTGATGGCGCTCGATCTCATCGGGATCGAGAACATCGTCATCGCCCAGAACAAGGTCGACCTCGTGAGCCGCGACCGCGCCGTCGACAACTACGAGCAGATCCAGGAGTTCGTCGAGGGCACCGTCGCGGAGGACGCGCCGATCGTCCCCGTCTCGGCCCAACAGGAGGTCAACCTCGACCTCCTCATCGACGCCATCGAGACGGAGATCCCGACGCCGGACCGCGACCCGGGCGAGAGCGCCCGGATGTACGCGGCCCGCTCGTTCGACATCAACCGACCGGGCGCGAGCGCCGAGGACCTCAAGGGCGGCGTCGTCGGCGGCTCGCTCGTCAGCGGCGAGCTGTCGGTCGGCGACGGCTTAGAGATCCGCCCGGGCCGCGAGGTCGACGAGGAGGGCCAGACCGAGTGGCGCCCCCTGGAGACGACCGTCCGGTCGCTCCAGGCCGGCGACCGCGACGTCGAGACCGCCCACCCCGGCGGCCTGCTCGGCGTCGGCACCGGGCTCGACCCGAGCCTGACGAAAGGCGACGCCCTCGCCGGGCAGGTCGCCGGCGAGCCCGGCACCCTCCCGCCGACGCGCGAGGAGTTCGAGATGAAAGTCGACCTCCTCGACCGCGTCGTCGGGAAGGAGGACGACGAGAGCGGCGAGAGCGACATCGAGGAGATCAGCACCGGCGAGCCGCTGATGCTCACGGTCGGCACGGCGACGACGGTCGGCGCCGTGACGAGCGCGCGCGACGGCGAGTGCGAGGTGAGCCTCAAGCGGCCCGTCTGCGCCGAGGAGGGCGCCCAGATCGCGATCAATCGGCGCGTCGGCGCGCGCTGGCGGCTCATCGGCGTCGGGACCCTGACGTAA
- a CDS encoding DUF5810 domain-containing protein, with the protein MGYACPVCDTPQRDGEHLAHHLAFTAMLHGGDHADWLDERVDDWSEREPAQLAAEVTPHADDAEYDEVFEDTVPRGRPDVGMGSGGGAAGHEHAGHDHADHGHGADPDPASGAGVPDPESVDDPEVAEALREAREMTRKAQEQENDTDADADDPDSADDDRDS; encoded by the coding sequence ATGGGATACGCGTGCCCGGTCTGTGACACCCCGCAGCGCGACGGCGAACACCTCGCGCACCACCTCGCGTTCACGGCGATGCTCCACGGCGGCGACCACGCCGACTGGCTCGACGAGCGCGTCGACGACTGGAGCGAGCGAGAGCCCGCCCAGCTCGCGGCCGAGGTGACCCCGCACGCCGACGACGCCGAGTACGACGAGGTGTTCGAGGACACCGTCCCGCGCGGCCGCCCTGATGTGGGGATGGGATCGGGCGGAGGCGCGGCCGGGCACGAACACGCTGGTCACGACCACGCCGACCACGGGCACGGCGCCGACCCCGACCCCGCCTCCGGAGCCGGCGTCCCGGACCCCGAATCCGTCGACGACCCCGAGGTCGCCGAGGCGCTGCGCGAGGCGCGCGAGATGACCCGGAAAGCGCAGGAACAGGAGAACGACACCGACGCCGACGCCGACGACCCCGACTCCGCGGACGACGACCGCGACTCGTAA
- a CDS encoding DUF5809 family protein — translation METRGTFAPETRADALERYEEVGPVAQVVVREATKAMSFDADEYDERVTPEVIRTARDATFAELLAVHVGTGDEFDAWLADSEFDDEDVVRIGSENVDNVVWHPVPFADTVIAATYQEEPDAAASTLRRNAFGRVYREEFYESGR, via the coding sequence ATGGAGACCAGAGGCACGTTCGCCCCGGAGACCCGCGCCGACGCGCTCGAACGGTACGAGGAGGTCGGCCCCGTCGCGCAGGTGGTCGTCCGCGAGGCGACGAAGGCGATGTCGTTCGACGCCGACGAGTACGACGAGCGCGTCACGCCGGAGGTGATCCGGACCGCCCGCGACGCGACGTTCGCCGAGCTGCTCGCCGTTCACGTCGGCACGGGCGACGAGTTCGACGCGTGGCTCGCGGACAGCGAGTTCGACGACGAGGACGTCGTGCGGATCGGCTCCGAGAACGTCGACAACGTCGTCTGGCATCCGGTCCCGTTCGCAGACACCGTGATCGCGGCGACGTATCAGGAGGAACCGGACGCGGCGGCGAGCACCCTCCGACGCAACGCCTTCGGGCGCGTCTACCGCGAGGAGTTCTACGAGTCGGGCCGGTAA
- a CDS encoding elongation factor 1-beta encodes MGDVAAKIKVMPNSPDVDLDDLQDRLEEVLPEGAKIRGFERDDVAFGLVALLPTVIVPDGAGGTEAVEEAFSQVEEVESVAVENVGRL; translated from the coding sequence ATGGGCGACGTCGCCGCCAAGATCAAGGTCATGCCGAACAGCCCCGACGTCGACCTCGACGACCTCCAGGACCGCCTTGAGGAGGTCCTCCCCGAGGGCGCGAAGATCCGCGGCTTCGAGCGCGACGACGTCGCGTTCGGGCTCGTCGCGCTCCTGCCGACCGTCATCGTCCCCGACGGCGCGGGCGGCACGGAGGCCGTCGAAGAGGCGTTCTCGCAGGTCGAGGAGGTCGAGTCCGTCGCGGTCGAAAACGTCGGTCGCCTGTAA
- a CDS encoding HVO_2753 family zinc finger protein, with product MSQSDSQATPQCVSCGIQVSGMNAARFSCPDCGATIYRCAKCRKQSNLYECHDCGFRGP from the coding sequence ATGAGCCAGAGCGACTCCCAAGCCACTCCGCAGTGCGTCTCCTGCGGGATTCAGGTGTCCGGCATGAACGCCGCGCGGTTCTCCTGTCCGGACTGCGGCGCCACCATCTACCGGTGCGCGAAGTGCCGGAAGCAGAGCAACCTCTACGAGTGCCACGACTGCGGCTTCCGGGGGCCGTAA
- a CDS encoding tripartite tricarboxylate transporter permease, giving the protein MDALVRPVVDPTFAAGALAFLLGGVALGTASGLVPGLHANNFALLLAGFAPSVPADPLFVGVAMLGAGVVHSFLDIVPALALGVPDAATAVAALPGHRLVIAGRGREALRLSAVGSGLAVALAVPLAVPITWLMTRWYPTLRAHLPLLLGGVVALLVLTESSRRAAVGGLLAFLASATLGFATLDADPAAPLSTGGVLAPLFAGLFGVPVLVDALGGEGVPPQADARIAMRARDLGTSAGAGSLAGAVVGYVPGVSAAIAAVAAMPAVPRASADRGFVVATSGASTANTIFALFALVALGTPRTGVTVAIDRAGVPFALPILLIAAATAACFGFALVVLVGDPYLRIVGNADYTRLSVGVLGLLVAVSYAFAGGFGVGVLLVAGALGLVPPRVDARRVHLMGVLIGPLIVG; this is encoded by the coding sequence ATGGACGCGCTCGTGCGGCCGGTGGTCGATCCGACGTTCGCTGCGGGCGCCCTCGCGTTCCTGCTCGGCGGGGTCGCGCTCGGGACCGCGAGCGGGCTGGTCCCCGGGCTCCACGCGAACAACTTCGCGCTGCTCTTAGCCGGCTTCGCCCCGTCGGTGCCGGCCGACCCGCTGTTCGTCGGCGTCGCGATGCTCGGCGCCGGCGTCGTCCACTCCTTTCTCGATATCGTCCCCGCGCTCGCGCTCGGCGTGCCCGACGCCGCGACCGCGGTCGCCGCGCTGCCCGGCCACCGGTTGGTGATCGCGGGCCGGGGTCGCGAGGCACTCCGCCTCTCCGCGGTCGGCTCCGGGCTGGCGGTCGCGCTCGCCGTACCGCTCGCGGTCCCGATCACGTGGCTGATGACGCGGTGGTACCCGACGCTGCGCGCGCACCTGCCGCTGCTGCTCGGGGGCGTCGTCGCGCTGCTCGTCCTCACCGAGTCGTCGCGCCGGGCCGCGGTCGGCGGGCTGCTTGCCTTCCTCGCGAGCGCTACGCTCGGCTTCGCGACGCTCGACGCCGACCCCGCGGCGCCGCTGTCGACCGGGGGCGTCCTCGCGCCGCTGTTCGCCGGGCTGTTCGGCGTCCCGGTCCTCGTCGACGCGCTCGGCGGCGAGGGGGTCCCGCCGCAGGCGGACGCCCGGATCGCGATGCGGGCGCGCGACCTCGGAACGAGCGCGGGGGCCGGCTCGCTCGCCGGCGCGGTGGTCGGGTACGTTCCGGGCGTGTCGGCGGCCATCGCCGCCGTCGCCGCGATGCCCGCGGTGCCGCGCGCGTCGGCCGACCGCGGGTTCGTCGTGGCGACGAGCGGCGCCAGCACGGCCAACACGATCTTCGCGCTGTTCGCGCTGGTGGCGCTCGGGACGCCGCGGACCGGCGTGACCGTCGCGATCGACCGGGCCGGCGTGCCGTTCGCGCTGCCGATACTGCTCATCGCCGCCGCGACCGCCGCGTGCTTCGGGTTCGCCCTCGTCGTGCTCGTCGGCGACCCGTACCTCCGGATCGTCGGGAACGCCGACTACACCCGGCTCTCGGTCGGCGTGTTGGGACTGCTCGTGGCCGTCTCGTACGCGTTCGCCGGGGGGTTCGGCGTCGGCGTCCTCCTCGTCGCGGGCGCGCTGGGGCTCGTTCCGCCGCGGGTCGACGCACGGCGCGTCCACCTGATGGGCGTGCTCATCGGCCCGCTGATCGTCGGATGA
- a CDS encoding 30S ribosomal protein S17e yields the protein MAIKPKYIKQLGNVLLERYPDSFNTDFETNKESVTALTTVESKGVRNRIAGYVTQKKAQAAKHA from the coding sequence ATGGCCATCAAACCCAAGTACATCAAACAGCTCGGGAACGTCCTGCTGGAGCGGTATCCCGACTCGTTCAACACGGACTTCGAGACGAACAAGGAGAGTGTCACGGCGCTGACGACCGTCGAGTCGAAAGGCGTCCGCAACCGGATCGCCGGCTACGTCACCCAGAAGAAGGCGCAGGCGGCAAAGCACGCGTAA
- a CDS encoding DUF447 domain-containing protein: MSDEREEHLGVVPDGWPVPLRGVTESVVTTLGPNDRWNVAALGLHAPETDADGDPEGPVTARTYGRTRTWRNFAERGGGVVQFTADPRTFVDAALTVTEVDDPVLPSADAWVEVDAEEVAAETEGDTTVRTWELSPVDSAVVSERVPTVNRGFGAVVDATVAASRLDVPAFDTGELLDRLRYFADVVERCGGPAEREAFARIDEATGWRERADEA; this comes from the coding sequence GTGAGCGACGAGCGGGAGGAACACCTCGGCGTCGTCCCCGACGGCTGGCCGGTCCCGCTCCGCGGCGTCACCGAGTCGGTCGTGACGACGCTGGGGCCGAACGACCGGTGGAACGTCGCGGCGCTCGGACTCCACGCGCCCGAGACCGACGCGGACGGCGACCCCGAGGGTCCCGTCACCGCGCGCACCTACGGGCGCACCCGCACGTGGCGGAACTTCGCCGAGCGCGGGGGCGGCGTGGTCCAGTTCACCGCCGACCCGCGGACGTTCGTCGACGCGGCGCTGACGGTCACCGAGGTCGACGACCCGGTGCTTCCGAGCGCGGACGCGTGGGTCGAGGTCGACGCCGAGGAGGTCGCGGCCGAGACGGAGGGCGACACGACGGTCCGGACGTGGGAGCTGTCGCCGGTCGACTCGGCGGTGGTGAGCGAGCGCGTGCCGACGGTGAACCGGGGGTTCGGCGCGGTCGTCGACGCCACGGTGGCCGCCTCGCGGCTGGACGTGCCGGCGTTCGACACCGGAGAGCTGCTCGACCGGCTCCGGTACTTCGCCGACGTGGTCGAGCGCTGCGGCGGCCCGGCCGAGCGCGAGGCGTTCGCGCGCATCGACGAGGCGACCGGGTGGCGGGAGCGCGCGGACGAGGCGTGA
- a CDS encoding triphosphoribosyl-dephospho-CoA synthase: MTRDVSAETDATDPVDDATLALLVEVAGTPKPGNVDRRRDLDDLRFEAFLGGAVGARSGLELAAETGPTTGEPPVVGDAFDRAVAGMADRAGTNTQFGCLLLLVPLVRAAADPDRELSPEGLDAVCRSTTVEDAIAFYRAFERVDVAVDDPPPGADDLDVRRGSDAEPALREREMTLLDVLALSADPGDPETPEDPERVPDRNAAEWTEGFPRTFRAAEWILSDEGPLADRAARAFLGLLAAEPDTLVASTQGAETAREASAWAREILEPDERDPKAPVGDVSAVDADAVHGADLDAAESLAEEFVAEGINPGTTADLTCAALFVALRGGAEVAP; the protein is encoded by the coding sequence GTGACCCGGGACGTGTCCGCCGAGACGGACGCGACTGACCCCGTCGACGACGCGACGCTCGCGCTCCTCGTAGAGGTCGCCGGGACGCCGAAACCCGGGAACGTCGACCGGCGCCGCGACCTCGACGACCTGCGGTTCGAGGCGTTCCTCGGCGGCGCCGTCGGCGCGCGGTCCGGGCTCGAACTGGCGGCGGAGACGGGGCCGACCACGGGCGAGCCTCCCGTCGTCGGCGACGCGTTCGATCGCGCCGTGGCGGGAATGGCCGACCGCGCCGGGACCAACACGCAGTTCGGCTGTCTGCTGCTCTTGGTCCCGCTAGTGCGTGCGGCCGCCGATCCCGACCGCGAACTCTCTCCCGAGGGCCTCGACGCCGTCTGCCGGTCGACGACCGTCGAGGACGCGATCGCCTTCTACCGCGCGTTCGAGCGCGTCGACGTCGCGGTCGACGATCCGCCGCCGGGCGCGGACGACCTCGACGTGCGCCGCGGGAGCGATGCCGAGCCCGCGCTCCGGGAACGCGAGATGACCTTGCTGGATGTCCTGGCGCTGTCGGCCGACCCCGGCGACCCGGAGACCCCCGAGGACCCGGAGCGCGTCCCCGACCGCAACGCCGCCGAGTGGACCGAGGGATTCCCCCGAACGTTTCGCGCGGCCGAGTGGATCCTCTCCGACGAGGGGCCGCTCGCGGACCGGGCCGCGCGGGCGTTCCTCGGGCTGCTCGCCGCGGAGCCGGACACCCTCGTCGCGTCGACGCAAGGGGCAGAAACGGCGCGTGAGGCGAGCGCGTGGGCGAGGGAGATTCTGGAACCGGACGAGAGAGATCCGAAGGCTCCGGTCGGCGACGTTTCTGCGGTCGACGCCGACGCCGTCCACGGCGCCGACCTCGACGCCGCGGAGTCGCTGGCGGAGGAGTTCGTCGCCGAGGGGATCAACCCGGGCACGACGGCCGACCTCACCTGCGCGGCGCTGTTCGTCGCGCTCCGCGGCGGGGCGGAGGTGGCGCCGTGA
- a CDS encoding tRNA-dihydrouridine synthase codes for MSRRVADGSRGPDGTDPFLVAASLSGAADAAWARAAAEHVDVALLGGVALDSASRAAARDLVARGRSEFLPADPLAFVADQLDGLADAPVRPGVNVRSATPEPVREAAQICADRGAVCEVNAHCRQPELRAVGCGESLLREPDRLARYVAAAAETGATTSVKVRAEVPGVDLVAVAERVAAAGADWLHVDAMDSEAVVGEVASAIDAAPASGEETALGDLILVANNGVRGRKTVAEYAAHGADAVSVGRPTEDPPVLARVADAVEAWRRGSLPREAREPEPEPEPEASP; via the coding sequence GTGAGCCGGCGCGTCGCCGACGGGAGCCGCGGGCCCGACGGCACCGACCCGTTCCTCGTCGCCGCGAGCCTCAGCGGCGCCGCCGACGCCGCATGGGCCCGCGCCGCGGCCGAGCACGTCGACGTCGCGCTCCTCGGCGGCGTCGCGCTCGATTCGGCCAGCCGAGCGGCTGCCCGCGACCTCGTCGCGCGCGGGCGGTCCGAGTTCCTCCCGGCCGACCCGCTCGCCTTCGTCGCCGACCAGCTCGACGGGCTCGCGGACGCGCCGGTCCGTCCCGGGGTCAACGTCCGGAGTGCGACGCCGGAACCCGTTCGCGAGGCGGCGCAAATCTGCGCCGATCGCGGCGCGGTCTGCGAGGTGAACGCCCACTGCCGGCAGCCGGAGCTGCGCGCGGTCGGCTGCGGCGAGTCGCTGCTCCGCGAGCCGGACCGGCTCGCCCGGTACGTCGCCGCGGCGGCCGAGACGGGCGCGACAACGAGCGTGAAGGTCCGCGCCGAGGTGCCCGGCGTCGACCTCGTCGCCGTCGCGGAGCGCGTCGCCGCGGCCGGCGCGGACTGGCTCCACGTCGACGCGATGGACTCAGAGGCGGTCGTCGGCGAGGTCGCGTCCGCGATCGACGCGGCGCCCGCGAGCGGGGAGGAGACCGCACTCGGGGATCTGATTCTCGTCGCCAACAACGGTGTTCGGGGCCGCAAGACGGTCGCCGAGTACGCGGCGCACGGCGCCGACGCGGTGAGCGTCGGCCGCCCGACGGAGGACCCGCCCGTCCTCGCGCGCGTCGCGGACGCGGTGGAGGCGTGGCGTCGCGGGTCGCTTCCGCGCGAGGCCCGCGAGCCGGAGCCGGAACCCGAACCGGAGGCGTCGCCGTGA
- the cofD gene encoding 2-phospho-L-lactate transferase produces the protein MVTFLAGGTGTPKLLDGAARVFEPAETAVVANTGDDVELGGHLVCPDVDTVLFAGGGVLDHETWWGIDGDTTATHEELRRLADEVGLGTAPRYLDDAAQTAGREIARWRRFSAVGEFMEIGDRDRAVHLTRTSLLDEGKSLTEAVGVLADAFDLDVDLLPMSDDPVATLVHTEGGETLHFQEYWVARRAEPAVADVEFRGAADAEPTDAVLDALAEPVVIGPSNPVTSLGPMLALPGFERALRETPVVAVSPFVGDEVFSGPAADLMRGVGRKPSTAGVADAYPFADAFVLDDDDPTELDRHVERTDTRIADADDAERVARACERALAAVTDEPAGARPPGGGAE, from the coding sequence ATGGTAACCTTCCTCGCCGGGGGGACGGGCACGCCGAAGCTCCTCGACGGCGCGGCCCGGGTGTTCGAGCCGGCCGAGACCGCGGTCGTCGCCAACACCGGCGACGACGTCGAGCTCGGCGGGCACCTCGTCTGCCCCGACGTCGACACGGTGCTGTTCGCGGGCGGCGGCGTCCTCGACCACGAGACGTGGTGGGGGATCGACGGCGACACGACCGCGACCCACGAGGAACTGCGGCGGCTCGCCGACGAGGTCGGACTCGGAACGGCCCCGCGCTACCTCGACGACGCTGCGCAGACCGCGGGCCGTGAGATCGCCCGGTGGCGGCGGTTCTCGGCGGTCGGCGAGTTCATGGAGATCGGCGACCGCGACCGCGCCGTCCACCTCACGCGCACGAGCCTGCTCGACGAGGGGAAGTCGCTCACCGAAGCGGTCGGGGTCCTCGCGGACGCCTTCGACCTCGACGTCGACCTCCTCCCGATGTCCGACGACCCGGTCGCAACCCTGGTCCACACCGAGGGCGGCGAGACGCTCCACTTCCAGGAGTACTGGGTCGCTCGGCGGGCCGAGCCCGCGGTCGCCGACGTGGAGTTTCGGGGCGCGGCGGACGCCGAACCCACCGACGCGGTGCTGGACGCCCTCGCGGAGCCGGTCGTGATCGGCCCCTCGAACCCCGTGACGAGCCTCGGGCCGATGCTCGCGCTCCCCGGCTTCGAGCGCGCGCTCCGGGAGACGCCCGTGGTCGCCGTCTCGCCGTTCGTCGGCGACGAGGTGTTCTCGGGTCCAGCGGCGGACCTGATGCGCGGCGTGGGCCGTAAGCCCTCGACGGCGGGCGTGGCCGACGCTTACCCCTTCGCGGACGCGTTCGTCCTCGACGACGACGATCCGACCGAGCTCGACCGACACGTCGAACGTACCGACACGCGGATCGCCGACGCGGACGACGCCGAGCGCGTCGCCCGCGCCTGCGAGCGCGCGCTGGCGGCGGTCACCGACGAGCCGGCGGGCGCGCGCCCGCCGGGGGGGGGCGCGGAGTGA
- a CDS encoding isoaspartyl peptidase/L-asparaginase, which produces MRVIVHGGAGGAPDDPEPRQAVLDDAAARGADATSPLDAVESAVGVLESDPRFNAGVGGAVQSDGVVRTDAGVMTSDREVGAACSMPGVEHAARVARVVHSETPHVFVSGEHAVDLAADFGVETGVDLLTDEKHERYEAEDPPRGSPREHLDWLESRFGSGDDQAGETSDDGAEEGDGGKNGAPDHDTVGAVATDGESFAAVTSTGGRSFALAGRVGDVPQVGSGFFCTEAGGASATGAGEDIARVTLSRRAVDFLDEGLDAQGAADRAIEEFEAITGSGAGVIVLGDEGAGSAFNTEGMQTSVALAE; this is translated from the coding sequence ATGCGAGTCATCGTCCACGGCGGCGCCGGCGGCGCGCCGGACGACCCGGAGCCCAGACAGGCGGTCCTCGACGACGCGGCAGCGCGCGGCGCCGACGCCACGTCACCGCTTGACGCGGTCGAGTCCGCGGTCGGCGTCCTCGAGTCGGACCCCCGGTTCAACGCGGGCGTCGGCGGCGCGGTCCAGTCGGACGGCGTCGTCCGCACCGACGCCGGCGTGATGACCTCCGACCGCGAGGTCGGCGCGGCCTGCTCGATGCCGGGCGTTGAGCACGCGGCGCGCGTCGCCCGCGTGGTTCACTCCGAGACGCCGCACGTCTTCGTCTCCGGCGAACACGCGGTCGATCTCGCCGCCGATTTCGGCGTCGAGACCGGCGTCGACCTGCTCACCGACGAGAAACACGAGCGCTACGAGGCCGAGGACCCGCCGCGGGGGTCGCCCCGCGAACACCTCGACTGGCTCGAATCGCGGTTCGGCTCGGGCGACGACCAGGCGGGGGAGACGTCCGACGACGGTGCCGAGGAGGGCGACGGCGGGAAAAACGGCGCCCCCGACCACGACACGGTCGGCGCGGTGGCGACCGACGGGGAGTCGTTCGCGGCGGTCACCTCGACGGGCGGCCGGTCGTTCGCACTTGCCGGGCGCGTCGGCGACGTGCCGCAGGTCGGGTCGGGGTTCTTCTGTACCGAGGCCGGCGGCGCGAGCGCGACGGGCGCCGGCGAGGACATCGCGCGCGTCACGCTCTCGCGGCGCGCCGTCGACTTCCTCGACGAGGGGCTCGACGCCCAGGGCGCGGCGGACCGGGCGATCGAGGAGTTCGAGGCGATCACGGGGTCCGGCGCCGGCGTGATCGTCCTCGGCGACGAGGGCGCCGGGAGCGCGTTCAACACCGAGGGGATGCAGACGAGCGTGGCGCTCGCCGAGTGA
- a CDS encoding glycosyltransferase, producing MTDSEPSSASTGPTPVSVLLPTVRWTDACDEVAAQLRGPEAFGGDWEGGEGDGDRDADGADPAADELLVICDSADDPVADRRGDLPERVRIVVAGEPEGCSGKANAIAAGMEAAENDRIAWTDDDFHHPSDWLATLDADYDRRGPTTEVPVFVGLDPLARLFEPAYVIGGTLAVFAAGVAWGGAVIFERDDLRDGEAAFRRDLRRTVSDDGTLTEHLDVSAADRTRYVEAGGSLRGSLERFVRFFTITRYHAPTATAFNAVFGVVMAALCLLAPVAGVALVTALAGAAYARFGIDRATFLLAAPGVLIAPPLMAYALARRTFVWGGRRYRWRSMFDVEVEPV from the coding sequence GTGACCGATTCGGAACCGAGCTCGGCGTCGACGGGCCCGACGCCGGTGTCGGTCCTGCTCCCGACCGTCCGCTGGACCGACGCCTGCGACGAGGTGGCGGCGCAGCTCCGCGGTCCCGAGGCGTTCGGCGGCGACTGGGAGGGCGGTGAGGGCGACGGTGACCGCGACGCCGACGGCGCCGACCCCGCGGCCGACGAACTGCTCGTGATCTGCGACTCCGCGGACGACCCCGTCGCGGACCGACGCGGCGACCTCCCGGAGCGGGTCCGGATCGTGGTCGCGGGAGAGCCGGAGGGCTGCTCCGGGAAGGCGAACGCCATCGCGGCCGGGATGGAGGCGGCCGAAAACGACCGGATCGCGTGGACGGACGACGACTTTCATCACCCGTCCGACTGGCTGGCGACGCTCGACGCCGACTACGACCGCCGGGGACCGACCACGGAGGTCCCGGTGTTCGTCGGGCTCGACCCGCTCGCCCGGCTGTTCGAGCCGGCGTACGTGATCGGCGGGACGCTCGCGGTGTTCGCGGCCGGCGTCGCGTGGGGCGGCGCGGTGATCTTCGAGCGCGACGACCTCCGCGACGGGGAGGCGGCGTTCCGGCGGGACCTCCGGCGGACCGTCAGCGACGACGGGACGCTCACCGAACACCTCGACGTCTCGGCGGCGGACCGCACGCGGTACGTCGAGGCCGGCGGCTCGCTCCGGGGGTCGCTGGAGCGGTTCGTCCGATTCTTCACGATCACCCGGTACCACGCCCCGACCGCGACCGCGTTCAACGCCGTCTTCGGCGTCGTCATGGCCGCGCTCTGTCTGCTCGCGCCGGTCGCGGGCGTGGCACTCGTCACGGCGCTCGCGGGGGCCGCGTACGCCCGGTTCGGAATCGACCGCGCGACGTTCCTGCTCGCGGCGCCCGGGGTGCTGATCGCCCCGCCGCTGATGGCGTACGCGCTCGCGCGTCGGACGTTCGTCTGGGGCGGGCGGCGCTACCGCTGGCGGTCGATGTTCGACGTCGAGGTCGAACCGGTCTGA